The following proteins come from a genomic window of Paramisgurnus dabryanus chromosome 19, PD_genome_1.1, whole genome shotgun sequence:
- the smap2 gene encoding stromal membrane-associated protein 2 translates to MTGKSVKDIDRYQTVLTSLLALEENKFCADCHAKGPRWASWNLGIFICIRCAGIHRNLGVHISRVKSVNLDQWTHEQILSVQEMGNAKARRLYEAFLPECFQRPETDQAAENFIRDKYDRKKYMDKCIDIQSFRKEKSETVTKEAPVVFEKMKLKKDESQQFKNTPKKQSQSVNDLLGLDAPAPRATVTNGKPSADLSPALDLFSSLPAAATSSNSSKSTPSSGSMPTGRVAASVPDNLSLFLDPSTKSEDSGKKMSKDSILSLYSSATPQTNMAAHTGMYMGATQMAYVPAAGYGQYQALGAQQGMMGPVIAPQMNVLGQTGVMPQTGVAPAPPYMAGVQGGVMGMQNCMMGGMPAVPQQPYGTQQAQQLQWNISQVTQHMAGVNLYGANNVSYGQPMSGASAPATNHMLGSHVWK, encoded by the exons GTCCCAGGTGGGCATCTTGGAATCTTGGCATCTTCATTTGTATCCGCTGCGCAGGAATCCATCGGAATCTTGGCGTTCACATATCAAGAGTTAAATCTGTAAACCTGGACCAGTGGACTCATGAACAGATACTG TCTGTACAGGAGATGGGAAACGCAAAAGCTCGGCGGCTATATGAGGCTTTTTTACCAGAGTGCTTTCAGCGTCCAGAGACAGACCA AGCCGCTGAGAACTTTATACGGGACAAATATGATAGGAAGAAATATATGGATAAATGCATAGATATTCAGTCCTTTAGG AAAGAGAAAAGTGAGACTGTGACAAAAGAGGCTCCTGTTGTTTTTGAAAAGATGAAGCTG AAAAAAGACGAGTCGCAACAATTTAAAAACACTCCAAAGAAACAGTCACAGTCTGTCAATGATCTGTTAGGTCTAG ATGCCCCAGCTCCTCGAGCTACTGTGACCAATGGGAAGCCAAGCGCTGACCTTAGCCCCGCCCTTGACCTCTTCAGCTCTCTGCCTGCTGCTGCCACCAGTTCAAACTCATCCAAGAGCACA CCCAGCTCGGGGTCCATGCCCACTGGACGGGTAGCAGCATCAGTCCCTGATAACCTCAGCCTGTTCCTTGACCCATCTACCAAAAGCGAGGACAGCGGAAAGAAGATGTCCAAAGACTCAATCCTGTCCCTGTACAGTAGTGCGACTCCACAAACAAACATGGCTGCTCATA CTGGCATGTACATGGGCGCAACCCAAATGGCCTACGTTCCTGCTGCGGGTTATGGCCAATACCAGGCCCTAGGTGCCCAGCAGGGTATGATGGGACCTGTGATTGCTCCACAGATGAATGTACTGGGACAAACAGGTGTCATGCCGCAAACAGGAGTGGCGCCAGCTCCTCCCTACATGGCAGGGGTGCAGGGGGGCGTGATGGGAATGCAGAACTGTATGATGGGAGGCATGCCGGCAGTTCCTCAACAGCCATATGGAACACAGCAGGCTCAACAGCTGCAGTGGAATATCAGCCAG GTGACTCAACACATGGCAGGAGTGAATCTCTACGGTGCCAATAACGTGAGTTACGGCCAGCCCATGAGCGGGGCATCTGCTCCTGCTACAAATCATATGCTCGGGTCACATGTATGGAAGTGA